Genomic DNA from Melioribacteraceae bacterium 4301-Me:
TTGTTCTATCATAAAGTTTATTTTCCAGGCATTAGGTGCTATGTTAACTAATTCACCATCTTTTTCTAAAGCAGCAGCAAATTCAATTGCTAATTTTTCGGCTTGAGGATATGTTAAATTTATTTCTTTTTTCTCCAAGTAGCTTTTAATTGCATATTGGATGTCACGTAAAAAAATATTTGAATTATAGAAAAGAGGGTATTTGGTCTTCATAAACTTGAAAAAAGCTTTTTTCTCATTTAGTAATAAGTTTAAATACTGCATTTTATTTTCTCCATTTATTGAATTAAGTCTTGCACAGTAGTGCTTTCAAAAAGCTCATTTAATCTATTCTGAATTTTCAGCATTGGATTTCGAATACAGCAATTCAATACCCGTTGACAATCTGCAGTCGTAGGTTTTTCAACCATACAATCTGTAAATTGAATTTTTTTATCGAGAATAGTTATTAGTTTGTTTAAAGAAATCATTTCTGGTGTTGCCTTTAAAATGTAGCCACCTTTAATTCCTTGATAAGACGAAATTATATTAGCTTTGGCTAATTTTTGCATAATCTTTGCTAACAAATCGTAAGGAATATTTTGATATTCGGATATTTCCGAAACGCTGGAGCAACTGTTACTTCCTTTTTCCGACATATATTTTAACGCAAATAATGCATATTCAACAGATTTTGCAATTTTCAGCATAAATACGACTTTTTTAGTCCGACTTAAATTAACAAAGCACAGAATGAAAAGCAAATATTGAAAGGGGTAAAGTTTAGCTATTGAGTAAAAATTACATAGTACAGCAAAATACAATATCTTACTGCTGTTTAAGTATCAGTTTAAATTTCTGGGATTACATGCCTAAAATAGTTATGCAGCTTTTTGCTAAAGCTACTAATGGTGTAAAATAAATCCCAAATACAAAAACGGGAATTAAAAGCACCAGTACAAGGATCGTATTGGGCTTCGAAGTTTTTACTTCAGGTATTGGCGTTTGGGGTTTTGTAAGGTACATGTGCTTTAACACTCTCACATAATAATAAAGAGAAACAACAGTGTTAAGGAGAGCAATAACAGCCAAGCCAATCATATTAGCGTCGACCAAAGCAACGAACAAATACAATTTTCCAATAAAACCAGCTGTAGGCGGTAAACCGGTTAATGAAATAAGAAATATAGCAAGCGAAGCTGCTAAGAAGGGTGAAGAGTATCCGAGGCCGTCATAGTCATCAATTTGTTCTGAGTTGATTTTATTTGCAATCAGCATTACGACAAGAAATGCACCAAGGTTCATCAGTAAATAAACTGCAAAATAAATTAGCATGGCAATTAAGCCTTGGTTAGAAAGAGTAGCTAGTCCTAGTAAAATATATCCTGCATGGGCAATACTAGAATAGGCAAGCATTCTTTTCAAATTATCTTGCCATAAAGCTGAAAAGTTACCAAGTGTCATAGTAAGTATTGATATAACCACAATTAAAGTTTTCCAATCGAAAACCTGAATTAGCTGCCAGAAACCTGATGTATCTATATATGATACGAATGTAGTTTTGACAAATCTAATTAATAGTGCAAAGCCGGCGGCTTTGCTGGCAACTGATAAAAATGCTGTAATAGTAATTGGTGCACCTTCGTAAACATCCGGCGTCCAAAAGTGGAAAGGTGCAGAGGAAATTTTATATCCAATCCCGGCAAAAATAAGTATAATTGCAAATGCAAAAGTGTATAAGTTTAGATGAGGTATTTGGATTAATGAATTAATCAAATACAGGTTCGTTGTACCTGTTAATCCATAAACTAAAGAAATGCCAAATAACATTAATCCTGAAGAAACAGCACCGTAAATCAAGTACTTAAGAGAAGCTTCGCTGTTTCTTTCTCTCAATTTGGTAAAACCAGCCAGTACGTAAGAAGATAAGGACAATAATTCGAGTGAAAGGTAAATTAGAATCAAATCAGTTGCAGAAATCATAAAAAGCATACCGAGCACCATCCCAAATATCAAAGCATAATATTCGCCAATTCGATCAAAAGTTTTTTTAATTTCATCTGAAGCGAAAGAAAAGAAAACAATAATAATAGAGGCGACAATGACAATTAATTTGAAAAAACTTCCGAATTGATCTATTGTAACCATACCATAATTTCTGTACGATTCACTATTAGGCGAGAAAGCAAATCCACTTAATGAAAATTGTTTAATTATAAAAAAGCTTGCTGCAATTAATCCAAGCAAAGCGATATAAGGTATAATTTTCTTATTATGCTTAAAGACCAAATCAAAGATTACTAAAACCACTAATGCAATTGACAAAGTCAATTCGGGTAAAATTAAATTCAATGAATGTGATAAGTTACTTAGTTCCATTCTGTATTATAATCCACCTAATGTTAAAGTGTGTATTCCGTTGTTTACTACATTAACTAAAGTATTTACTGAGGTATTCATAATATCCAACATAGCAGATGGGTAAACTCCCAAGAAAATAATGATAATTGTTAATGGTATAAACATTACATACTCTCTCGGTTCTAAGTCCGGCAGCGATGCCCATTTTTCATTAAGTTTACCTAAAAATACTCTTTGTAAGGTCCATAGCATATAACCTGCGCCCAATAGAATTCCGAGGGTTGAAATTATTGTTAGAATTCTTATAGAGTTTATACTAAAAGCTCCAATAAAAACAAGAGCTTCAGAGATAAAGCCGCTTAAACTTGGTAGACCAATTGCGGCAAAGAAAGCGACGGTAACAAAACCTGTATAAGCTGGCATTTGGACAGCTAAACCGCCAAAATCATCTAAGCCTCTTGTATGTGCACGGTCGTATACCACACCAACAATTAAGAAGAGCATGGCGGTAATTGTACCATGATTAAACATTTGTAGAACGGCACCATTTGTCCCAGTAGTTGTTAATGATGCCATGCCAAGCAAAACATAGCCCATATGTGAGATAGAAGAGTAAGCAATAAGTTTTTTGAAATCTTTTTGAGCCATTGCTACGAGAGCACCATAAATAATATTTATCATTCCAAAAAGTGCGATGTACCACATTAAGTCTCTCGTAATTTCTGGAAAAATTGGGTAGCTGACTCTTAGTATGCCGTATGTTCCCATTTTTAATAATACGCCCGCAAGAATTACACTAATAGGTGTAGGAGCTTCAACGTGAGCGTCGGGCAACCAAGTATGGAATGGGAACATAGGTATTTTAATTGCAAAGCCAACAAAAAGGGCAATGTATGCAATAAATCTTAAGTTATGTGGATTAATAGGGGAAAGAATTCCAGTTGCAGTATAATTTTTAGGATTCATTAGTTCCAATAAGTTAAATGTAAATACTTTAGTGCCATTGGCAAGAGTTTCTTGAGCACTAAAGTATAATCCAATCATTACTAACAAAATAAAAACACTTCCAAACA
This window encodes:
- a CDS encoding NADH-quinone oxidoreductase subunit N, with the protein product MELSNLSHSLNLILPELTLSIALVVLVIFDLVFKHNKKIIPYIALLGLIAASFFIIKQFSLSGFAFSPNSESYRNYGMVTIDQFGSFFKLIVIVASIIIVFFSFASDEIKKTFDRIGEYYALIFGMVLGMLFMISATDLILIYLSLELLSLSSYVLAGFTKLRERNSEASLKYLIYGAVSSGLMLFGISLVYGLTGTTNLYLINSLIQIPHLNLYTFAFAIILIFAGIGYKISSAPFHFWTPDVYEGAPITITAFLSVASKAAGFALLIRFVKTTFVSYIDTSGFWQLIQVFDWKTLIVVISILTMTLGNFSALWQDNLKRMLAYSSIAHAGYILLGLATLSNQGLIAMLIYFAVYLLMNLGAFLVVMLIANKINSEQIDDYDGLGYSSPFLAASLAIFLISLTGLPPTAGFIGKLYLFVALVDANMIGLAVIALLNTVVSLYYYVRVLKHMYLTKPQTPIPEVKTSKPNTILVLVLLIPVFVFGIYFTPLVALAKSCITILGM
- a CDS encoding NuoM family protein, giving the protein MSGFPILTLITFLPILGMVIILFLPKDQYRPIRYTALIITAIQVLLAVILLANYNYSAAGVFDAKSFQFVEKFRWIEISGISWLGTVKIDYFLGIDGISMPLILLTAIISLIATISSWNIEKAVKGYFLMFLLLDTGMMGVFVALDFFLFYIFWELMLLPMYFLIGIWGGPRKEYAAIKFFIYTLFGSVFILLVMIGLYFSAQETLANGTKVFTFNLLELMNPKNYTATGILSPINPHNLRFIAYIALFVGFAIKIPMFPFHTWLPDAHVEAPTPISVILAGVLLKMGTYGILRVSYPIFPEITRDLMWYIALFGMINIIYGALVAMAQKDFKKLIAYSSISHMGYVLLGMASLTTTGTNGAVLQMFNHGTITAMLFLIVGVVYDRAHTRGLDDFGGLAVQMPAYTGFVTVAFFAAIGLPSLSGFISEALVFIGAFSINSIRILTIISTLGILLGAGYMLWTLQRVFLGKLNEKWASLPDLEPREYVMFIPLTIIIIFLGVYPSAMLDIMNTSVNTLVNVVNNGIHTLTLGGL
- a CDS encoding Rrf2 family transcriptional regulator, coding for MLKIAKSVEYALFALKYMSEKGSNSCSSVSEISEYQNIPYDLLAKIMQKLAKANIISSYQGIKGGYILKATPEMISLNKLITILDKKIQFTDCMVEKPTTADCQRVLNCCIRNPMLKIQNRLNELFESTTVQDLIQ